A genomic window from Cytobacillus suaedae includes:
- the yhaM gene encoding 3'-5' exoribonuclease YhaM: protein MGKGILHYDFGDKVEVFLLVKSSTKGIASNGKPFLTLMLQDKSGEIEAKLWDASSDDESAYAPQNIVHVCGDVNNYRGRTQLKIRTIRPTNETDTIEVADLLEVAPLKKDDMAEKITQYIFEMKNPSIQRITRHLLKKHHTAFFEYPAATKNHHEYVSGLAYHVVSMLDLSKAISTLYPSLDTDLLYAGVILHDLGKVIELSGPVSTSYTIEGNLLGHITIMVNEIGKAAEQLGIIGEEVTILQHLVLSHHGKAEWGSPKPPMIKEAEILHYIDNLDAKMNMLDRALERVKPGEYSERVFALENRSFYKPTFHK, encoded by the coding sequence ATGGGAAAAGGGATACTCCATTATGATTTCGGAGATAAAGTAGAGGTTTTCTTGCTTGTTAAATCATCTACTAAAGGCATAGCTAGTAATGGGAAACCATTTCTTACCTTGATGCTACAAGATAAGAGTGGTGAAATTGAGGCAAAGTTATGGGATGCTTCATCAGATGACGAAAGTGCATATGCCCCACAAAACATTGTCCATGTATGTGGTGATGTGAACAATTATCGAGGAAGAACTCAATTGAAAATCAGAACAATTCGTCCTACAAACGAAACGGATACAATAGAAGTTGCAGATTTACTTGAAGTTGCACCTTTAAAAAAGGATGATATGGCTGAAAAAATCACTCAGTATATATTTGAGATGAAGAATCCTTCCATCCAGCGTATCACAAGACATCTTTTAAAAAAGCATCACACTGCCTTTTTTGAATATCCTGCAGCAACAAAGAATCACCATGAATATGTTTCTGGTCTTGCGTATCATGTTGTATCTATGCTGGACTTATCCAAAGCAATCTCAACCCTGTATCCTTCACTGGACACAGACCTGTTGTATGCTGGAGTGATTTTACATGACTTAGGGAAAGTCATTGAACTTTCTGGTCCTGTTTCAACAAGCTATACAATTGAGGGGAATTTACTAGGCCACATTACAATCATGGTAAATGAAATAGGAAAAGCAGCAGAGCAGCTAGGAATTATCGGGGAAGAAGTAACGATTCTTCAGCACTTAGTACTGAGCCATCATGGCAAAGCGGAATGGGGAAGTCCAAAGCCACCGATGATTAAAGAGGCAGAGATTTTACATTATATTGATAATCTCGATGCAAAAATGAATATGCTAGACAGAGCCTTAGAGCGAGTTAAGCCTGGTGAATACTCAGAAAGAGTATTCGCATTAGAAAACCGTAGCTTTTACAAACCTACCTTTCATAAATAA
- a CDS encoding sporulation YhaL family protein translates to MIFAVPWWVYVVISGIIFSGYMVIRTAKNEQEVENSFIENEGQVYIERMNQEKEGRKIKKPEAM, encoded by the coding sequence ATGATTTTTGCAGTACCATGGTGGGTTTATGTTGTCATTAGTGGCATTATCTTTAGCGGTTATATGGTCATTCGAACAGCAAAAAATGAACAGGAAGTAGAGAACTCCTTCATTGAAAATGAGGGACAAGTATACATTGAACGTATGAACCAAGAAAAAGAAGGTAGAAAAATCAAAAAGCCTGAGGCTATGTAA
- a CDS encoding peptidylprolyl isomerase, with product MKKMIIALTATASILALSACNNAEESEVVVETSAGNITKDEFYNAMKDQVGQQILRDLVHAKVLGDKYEVTKEEIDAKMEELKASFGAQFEAAVQQNGEEAIRTMVKTDLLREKAASQEIEVTEEEVQAKYEEMKNKKPEIRASHILVTEEATAKEIQAKLEAGTPFEELAKEYGTDGTAAQGGDLGFFGEGQMVPDFEKAAFALEVGEISDIVKTDFGYHIIKVTEKKENEVGTLEEMKAKIEEEIRLTKLDAATVEAALVDEMKEANVKVNDPDLKDAFKAAETK from the coding sequence ATGAAAAAAATGATAATTGCTTTAACAGCAACTGCAAGTATACTTGCTTTAAGTGCATGTAATAATGCTGAGGAATCAGAAGTTGTAGTTGAAACGAGTGCAGGTAATATTACAAAAGATGAATTTTACAATGCAATGAAAGACCAAGTTGGTCAGCAGATTTTAAGAGATCTTGTACACGCAAAAGTTCTTGGAGATAAATATGAGGTAACTAAAGAAGAAATTGACGCAAAGATGGAAGAGCTTAAAGCATCTTTTGGTGCTCAATTTGAAGCAGCAGTTCAACAAAACGGTGAAGAAGCGATCCGTACGATGGTTAAAACAGACCTACTACGTGAAAAAGCTGCTTCTCAAGAAATTGAAGTGACTGAAGAAGAAGTACAAGCAAAATATGAGGAAATGAAAAACAAAAAGCCTGAAATCAGAGCTAGTCATATCTTAGTAACAGAAGAAGCAACAGCTAAGGAAATTCAAGCTAAACTAGAAGCTGGAACACCGTTTGAAGAGTTAGCTAAGGAATATGGTACAGATGGAACAGCAGCTCAAGGTGGCGATTTAGGATTCTTTGGTGAAGGCCAAATGGTACCTGATTTTGAAAAAGCAGCGTTTGCGCTTGAAGTTGGAGAAATCAGTGATATCGTAAAAACTGACTTTGGATACCACATCATTAAGGTAACAGAGAAAAAAGAAAACGAAGTAGGCACATTAGAAGAAATGAAAGCAAAAATCGAGGAAGAAATCCGTTTAACTAAATTAGATGCTGCAACTGTTGAAGCAGCACTTGTTGACGAAATGAAAGAAGCAAACGTGAAAGTAAATGATCCAGACCTTAAAGATGCTTTTAAAGCTGCAGAAACGAAATAA